Genomic DNA from Colius striatus isolate bColStr4 chromosome 7, bColStr4.1.hap1, whole genome shotgun sequence:
CTACTGTAGGGGTCTAGCAAGATTTTGAAGCATCTGATAATTAGAAGTCCcaggaaaacacacaaaatcCCCACAAAGGCAAAGCCAGTTTTTTGCTCTAAAGTCAGAGGGAAGGCAGACATTTCGTTGACACTCATGCTGGTTGAAGTGTTGCTGCAGTAATTACTGATCATCATTGGGCATCACATCCTGGTGACTCTTAGGGATTTTCACCTCTATTGCTTCTTTGCCTGCATAGAAAAGTAGAGTCAGTTTGGTTAAGTCTAAAAGGGGTGTATATGTCAGAGCTGTAGCGTGTGAACACTTGAAAATGACAACCAGTTTGGATTTTAGTAGTGTCCTGttgttttttcacatttaaatgaACATGATAAAATCGCACCTTTTAGCCTGCACACACCATCCACTTCCTGGCTTCTGTTATGGGGCAGCAAACTCACAGTCTTCTGGCTTTCAACACATGGCTGCTCCAAATAATGTTTTGTCAGACTGTATACAAGCCTACAGATTCCAATTGGCAATACTCCACCTGGAGAAACCAGGATGTTTTCTGAAGTGGCTTTACACTTCAATCCTTAAACTAGTTAAAGTCCCATTGAGGTCAAAGGGAATATCAACTCAATAATGTGGATTTTGCTCATGTAATTTGTCTTATAAATCTAAACAAATAGAACCAACTTATAAAATAAACACTGTGTGTGCAATTTTAGTGAATTCTTGGGCACCATTTTGAGAAAAATGTTGTGTGCCTTTTGAGCTTGTAAGAAAGTGAGCATATTGGCAAAATCGCCCCTTCACCTTCCTCAATACAGATTCACTCCTGTGTATGAGGCAAGATTGGTGGGAGAAGAGATAACAGAAATACATTCCCTTCCCCTAAATCTTGCTCTgatttgtttcttctcctcGGTCTTCCACATTAAATATATACACATCCTTCCATTTTTAC
This window encodes:
- the CTXN2 gene encoding cortexin-2, which gives rise to MMISNYCSNTSTSMSVNEMSAFPLTLEQKTGFAFVGILCVFLGLLIIRCFKILLDPYSSMPSSTWEDEVEGLDKGTFEYALA